The genomic window ATACTTTTTCCTCTGTCTTTGTCCCCAGAGGAATGGGTACGACCAGTCATGAAGAGGGATAAGCAGGTTCTTCTGCACTGGGGCTACTATCCTGACAGGTGAGGATGGGCTTCTGGGGCAGGTTTAAGGTCAAGAGTCAGCCAGGAGCCCCAGGACATCTAGCAAAGGCAGAAGGGACTCTTTGGGCCGATTGATTTGTTCTGTCCCCGCCACTGATTATGTGAACCGTCTGTCTTGGGTGAGGTTTGGACTTTGTGGACTAGGCTTGGTTAAAAGGATCAGGGAAAcatacttggcccaatggatagggcgtcgtctaccacatgggaggtccgcggttcaaaccccgggcctccttgacccgtgtggagctggcccatgcgcagtgctgatgtgcgcaaggagtgccctgccacgcaggggtgtcccccacgtaggggagccccacacgcaaggagtataccccataaggagccgcccagtgcgaaagaaagtgcagcctgcccaagaatggcgctgcacacacacacacagctgacacaagatgacgtgacaaaaagaaacacagattcctggtgctgctgataaggatagaagcggtcatagaagaacacacagcgaatggacacagagagcagacaactggggggcggaataaattaaaaaataaaaaatcttaaaaaaaataaaaggagcaggGCTCTATGTGTGAAATGGCCATCCCACTATAACTTTTGATAAGTAAATTGTtaaaaacaatctaaatgtcttAACAGTAGGAAAACGTTTCGGTGAATTTGTGTATCTTCTCGgtatggactattatgcagcctttaaaattgtatttatgaaATAACATGAATGATGTGTAGCTGAGTATTAAGTACAAAATGTAGGATATAAAATAATAGCATGTTTacaatttcataaaaataaaattgcacaTGAAAATTCCTGGGAGAAATTATATACTAGATGTCAAGAGTAGTTGTGTTAGGTTGATAGGATTAtagataattttcttctttctctactcttataatttgcttttattactttaaaatgaaaagaatccCAATgttaattgggggggggggaatcattACCAAAAAAATAACCCAACAACCCAATACTTTCCATAAATGGAAAAGATCTGTGCTCTACTTTTCCACAATTCTATCCATTGATTCTATTTCACTGTCAATTTCCCATGGCAGTTATGACACATGGATCCCAGCCAGTGAAATTGAAGCATCTGTGGAAGATGCACCAACTCCTGAGAAGCCTAGGAAGGTGAGCTCTCCTTGTACTCCATTCCCCAAGCAGGCTATTCTTAGGAGGTGAAGAAGGGTTCCTGTGCCCCTGGGCTTTTTCACAGTAATGATCCCCAGACAGAGCTGTGACTGCCAAGCTTCTCACCCGCACAGTCTGTCTCTGTACTTTAGGTTCATGCAAAGTGGATCCTGGACACAGATACCttcaatgaatggatgaatgaggaAGACTATGAAGTGAATGATGACAAAAACCCCGTGTCCCGCAGAAAGAAGATTTCAGCCAAGACATTGACAGATGAGGTGAAaagacctctttttttttcttcctccagtCTTTAGCTTAAGTCTCTGGACAAAACTTTGCGGGAGATTGTTGGCTGACATTTGTCCTGTTTCTCCAACCTGCAGGTGAACAGCCCAGACTCAGATCGACGGGACAAGAAAGGAGGGAACTACAAGAAGAGGAAGCGCTCCCCCTCTCCTTCACCTACCCCAGAATCTAAGAAGAAAAATGCGAAGAAAGGGTATGCCATGCTTTCTTATGATCctgtccccacctccacccttctGTCCACACTATGTTGGAGGAAGAAAGGCCTAATCCCTTCCCGTAGCCACCTGGCGCTTACCCGGGCATGCCACAGTCCttaggggaggggaggaggtcgTCTTTAGCTCTGCCCAGTCATTAGTTCTAGTCCCAGCCACTGCTAACCTCAGAGAGAGCTTAATCTCCGAATGAAAAGCCCTTGCCACTTCACATGGCTCTGTTGCTCTTGGCTTCTGTCAGTGCTCCGCTCCACCCTTGAGatgtctctccttcccttcccttgaaCCTCAATTTCCAGCGTCTCCTTGTGTAAGAGTGActgggtcctctttcattcttttttcttcctagcCCCTCGACACCTTACACCAAGTCCAAGCGTGGCCACAGAGAGGAGGAGCAAGAAGACCTGACAAAGGACATGGATGAGCCCTCGCCAGTCCCTAACGTAGAAGAGGTGACGTTGCCCAAAACAGGTACAGGACAGGACAGGCACCCGGGACCCACTCCCTTTCCCTGTGCTGCCCCAACTGTGCCAACCCCCTGAGGGGGATGCTTTATTAGGCCCAGCTCCAGGTCTGAAAGGCCTTTTCCCATCACTTTAGCTGGTTATTGAAGTTATTTCTGTTACCGTGGAGAATCCTCCAACAGTTCAATAGCCAATCTTAGCTGTGGCTTGTGCTTTGCTCCTGACAGTAGTTTTCAAGTTTTAAATGTTGTGTGCCACAATTAGTAAGCTATATTTGAGCACAAATTATACACATGTACTATCACTATACTGGGAACATTATAAAACACGTAAACAGAACAATTTAAAGGATGAGATTAAAAGAGAAGTTCTGGTACTCTTCCTGTATCCGAGTGGATTGGCCTTTGTATCTGAGATCATTGCTTCTTGGTGCTGGCATATCATCTGTGTTCCAAGAACTAACTAGCCTCAAGTGGGCCAGAGGTGTATTTCAAGGCTGGGCTTGGGAGGCCACGGAGAGGGGAGGGGTTCTGGGCTCCCTCCATCTCGTGAATCAGAGCAGCTCTGTTTTCTAGCCGTGTTTTCTCCTGAACCATCATGTATGAATTCATTTAATGAAAGTGTTCCTCTGCTTTGAAAAATGTTTAAGATCTGGTCACTTCTCTACAGAATGATTTGGCCAGACCCAGTCTCAGTCTGTTAAGAACTGACAGACACATGAAGAGAGAGAGGCCTATCAAAGACAAAAATCATGTATGACTGTAGATAAAGAAGTAAGGCGCTTATTTATAGGAAAAAGTTAAGCGAGTATATAATTGGAGAAGTAGGAAAAGTAACAAGTGAGTTTCAAGCCCTACAATGAATGTGACTGGAGGAAGTTAACTGCATTTTGTGATGAGATGGAGAAAGTTTTGGAGGAAGGGGGAATCTCGAGAGGTGAGGGCTTGATTTAGGCAGAATCTGTCTGATAAAATGACTCTGTCTCTGGCAGTCAACACTAAGAAGGACTCGGAGTCAGCCCCGGTCAAAGGAGGCACCATGACTGACCTGGGTAAGATGGAGCGCCCCTGCAGGCGAGGCATTCGGAGCCTGAGGGTGGGCGGGCTCAGCTGGCACCCTTCCCCTGGGCTCACGGCCCTTCCCCACTTCTCCCTGTGattcttcctcccctgcccctcgGGAGGTGCCAGTCTTGCATCTGCTGTCTTTCTCTTTCAGATGAACAGGAGGATGAAAGCATGGAGACCACGGGCAAGGTGGAGCCAGTTTAGAGAGGCCCTGCTTCTATGCGATTCTGATTTGTGATTATAAAGTTCATTCAGCCCAGAAACTTCCACTGCCCAGACTTTACCCACTCCAGACCAATTCAAGCTGCAGCTCAATACTCTGATTCTTTCAGAGGCATGGGGTCCatagtgttcattcccatcaccCATCTTCAGTGTCCACAGTCCTGGGGTGTGGGAGAAGCAGAGGGTTGCTAGGGGGAAAAGTGGGAATGCTGAATGGCCAGCGGCCTCCGTACTCGTAGGATGAGGATGAGAACAGTACGGGAAACAAGGGGGAGCAGACCAAGAATCCAGACCTGCATGAAGACAACGTCACCGAGCAGACCCACCACATCATCATCCCCAGCTACGCTGCTTGGTTTGACTATAACAGGTATGCTACCCCACCTTCTCGCAGAATCCTTCCTTCCCCAGCCTCCAGGGGTCAACATGTTCCTCTTGCCTCCAAATAAGTTATTTTTTCCCTCAGCCAGACAGATAAGAGTGCACTTCAGGTTTAGAGGAACTCCTGATCTCTTTTTTAAGCCATAAAGCTCTGGTGGGAAGTTCTCCCCAAGCTTTGAGCCTGTTTTTAGTCTCCAGCTGGTTGCCCACCCCACCTTCTAGGCTTTTCCTCCCCTCGGGGCTCCCatccctccaccagcaccttccCCTGAGTCCACTCTGGCTTCTCTTGCAGCGTGCATGCCATTGAGCGGAGGGCTCTCCCCGAGTTCTTTAACGGCAAGAACAAGTCCAAGACACCAGAAATGTAAGGAAACCTCGACTCATGATTTTCTTCCTCCTGTGCCCTCTCACCCTTCCTGATCCATCCAGCAACATTCAGTTCAGCAGACCTCTCTCGAGCTCCTATcctgagccaggcactgtgctaaccCTTAGGCAGTTCCAACCTAGGATTCTTGATGCTATAACACATTCTCTAGTACTTGCCCAGGAGTGATATTAAGCATGCCCTTTGCACAAAACAAGTACCTGCTTCAGTGCCTCAGATTCTTTCAGCAGGGCACAGAGTCTTTCAGTCTGTAATTGATACTGTCAAAAATGCAGATTTCCCTAGCATAAGTAATCCACTTTGACTGCAGTGTAAATGACTATTATCAGGCTGGTTCCTGGGTAGCTTTTGATAGAAAAGTGAGTGGTGGAGCTATGAAGACTCCTGAACTAAGGGATGGAGCAGGCtctgtgggagagaggtgtcATAGAAAGTGCAGGCTTGGGCCTCAGTCCTCACCTTTAAGGTTTTGCCTCAGGCTAAATCTGCTTGGCGTTGGATGAGACTTGGCAATCTTCTGTGGTTAGGGATGCCCCAGATAAATATGGTGACAAGGTAGCAAGACTCAGTGCTGAGCCAGGGCGCCCTGGGAACTGAGCTAACTTCCGTCCCTGCTTTGTCCTGGCTTCCCAGCTGTGGGCTTATGCTCTTCCCACCATGGTTCTTTCCCTCTTGATACGGTTCTGTCCTCCTCCTGGGGAAAGCCATGTATGTGAGGAGGCATGATAGGCAGGCAGCGTTGGACCAGGAATTGTTCTACATGCTGATCtcttgatatgaaataataagtGATGACTTACCTACATTCCTTGAGAGCTTGCTGTCCACCAGGTACTATCCTGAGTGTCCTGCATACATTGAGTAATTTAACTTCATGCTGCCCTTAGATGTAGTTATTATAATCTCAGtttacagatcaggaaactgGAGTACCAAGAGGTTCAACCCCTTGCTCAAGTTCATACAGTGACTGAGTAGTAAAACCAGGATCTTGTAGTCTGACTCATGTTCTCAAACTTTGCACTACATGACATAGTGGCCATCAGTTTTTTTGAGCTCCTATAATGTGCCAGGCTCTGTATTAGTACTTTGTAGACATCTCTAATCCTTAGTAGACATttcattttacagacgaggaaactgaggttcaaagaaCTGGGAATTGAACTTAGATCTTTCTAGCTTCAAAGCACATACTCTTCCTACTATGTCATGCTGACTAGTTGGATCTCTGGATAAGGACTTCCCCTTTAATATCCATAAGTTTAGAAATGAGggcaccttttctttttctctgattcCTCATTCAAAAGTTGGATAattatatgggaacatcttatgttttctatgttttttaatgtaacattctttgtgatctattaagtttaataaaaaaagtgtaaaaaacaaaaacaaaagttgggtAAAATGTCCCCAATACAGCCAAGGAAATAATTCACTTAACTAAAAAAACCCATCAAGGAAAACGTAAGAAATGTGTGAATCCCTTGCATctagcacacagtaggcactgaGTGTTTATTGAGTTGGATGTTCTActgttttttgtctttgtcaGCACAGGAGTCATTAGCTCTTCTATCATTCTTCCCATCTCCAGCACTGGACAaacatttatttgtcttcttcctgatgatcacactctctcttcctcttaGCTACCTGGCCTATCGAAACTTCATGATTGACACTTACAGACTGAATCCCCAAGAGTATCTCACCTCCACTGCCTGCCGCAGGAACCTGGCAGGCGACGTCTGTGCCATCATGAGGTGGGTCCTCTGGTTAGCAGGAAGGGCATCTGCGAGGATGTCTGCCCACAGATGCCTCTTGGCAGAAACAGAAGTATCAATGAGGAACATAGgggaacaaacaagaaaaacccCTCTAGAGAAAAGGCAAAGTACAGGTGCGGGGTGTGAGTGACTCAAGGAAATGGCAGTGGCATTCTCGGAAGTAGGGAGTCAAGGAGAAAGAGAGATCTGGGTTCAGTTGTACTAGCTGTGCAGGAAGAAAGTTCAGTAGGTGGTGGGATGGGGACGGCAGCCAGGCGGAAGGTATAGCTGTGGGTGTCCCTGACATTTAGGTGGAAAGTGAACAGCAGTTGCAGACAGGATTTCCAGGAGGTAGAATGAGTAGAGAAGAGGCCCGAGGAGAGAGGGAGCCTTAGGCCACAGCATCTACCCCCAGCCTGGTCCTCATGCGCCTTTCTGGCTGGCCCGTATGACCCTGCCTGCCCTTCTCCTCACAGGGTCCATGCCTTTCTGGAACAGTGGGGTCTTATTAACTACCAGGTGGACGCTGAGAGTCGACCAACCCCGATGGGGCCTCCACCCACTTCTCACTTCCATGTCTTGGCAGACACACCATCAGGGCTGGTACCTCTGCAGCCCAAGACCCCGCAGGTAGGGTGAGGGGCGGCGGGGACAAGGTGGGGTGGGTGTAAAATTGGGCTTCTTTGGgctttcttttcctggttttttaGGGTAATGGTTCAAGAGTGCTTTGAGGCTTCTTCCTTTTCCATGGGATGCAAAGGACTGCAGGAATCAGCCCCGTGTGTTCAGTGCCCTCTGCCGGCCTCTGCACCTAAGTCTGCAAGGACTTGCTGAGGGAGAAGAGATGCTCCTTGTCCTCAGGGAGCAGGCAGGCTAATGTAGGGAATGGAGCAGATAGAAAAAACATGGCTGAAAATGAACTTGCATGAAAATTTTTAACTCTGTCATGTAtcctccatttttttcatttttgcttcataattattattacttccattttttttttcacttccatTTCACACATTACAAAATATTAAGAGGAGAAAGGTTATGtggcttgcccagggtcacagagTACCAAATCTAGGATTAGAACCTAACTGCCCAGCTCCTAAGAGAATCTGTAGAGATACATCATGGATATCATGCCAGTTACTTATCTAATTAATTATTAAGGGAACACGGAAGAGTGGCATGAGTGCCCCAGAGCTTGTGAGCCGCCCAGCATTTGGCCTTGGGGGCTCCAGGGCCTTGGCCTGGTCATTTCTTGCCCACCCTCCATGACGCCAAGCTCTGTCCCCCAGGGCCGCCAGGTTGATGCTGATACCAAGGCTGGGCGAAAGGGCAAAGAGCTGGATGACCTGGTGCCAGAGACGGCTAAGGGCAAGCCAGAGCTGGTAGGTGGGGTGTAGACCCCGCTGGGCTTCTTATTTGCCCCTTTATTGGGGGGCCCCCTGCccgggaagaagagacatgagaGCAGAGGAGCTACAGCAGTAAAGGAGGAAGTCCTGCCCAGGGTGGCCTTGGCTTTGGGAAAGAAGCTCCTTCTGTCGCTTTCCTCTCTCTGTCTGCCCCTGGCTCCCACCGGTCACTCGTACTtacctctttctttcccctccacaAATAGCAGACCTCTGCTTCCCAACAAATGCTCAACTTTCCTGACAAAGGCAAAGAAAAGCCAACAGACATGCAGAACTTTGGGCTGCGCACAGACATGTACACCAAGAAGAATGTCCCCTCCAAGGTACGGGGATGTGGGCTGACTGCAGGCAGGGGTGAGGGAGCCCCCGCTCAGCGATCACCGGTGTCTCTCCTCACCTTGCGTGTTTGACCCACAGAGCAAAGCGGCAGCCAGTGCCACCCGCGAGTGGACAGAACAGGAGACCCTGCTACTCTTGGAGGTATTCAGGGCAAGGAAAGGGGCGTTCTTCTACAAAAGCAGAAATGGCCAGGGTACCAGCCACCCTCGTGAGTGGGGAGGGCCTGTGCAGTTGGGAATGAGCAGACCTTACCCTCAGTCTCTGCCATCCCGGTGCCCGTCGCACCTCATCCCGGGGACCGGCTCCGGGCTGGGGATATGGGCCATCATGTTAACTCCAGCTCCTTTCTTAGTGCTACTTGGGGAGCCCCCTTGGGCCCAGAGAATACAGAAATACTAGAGACACAGCTTTGAAGGCAGCTGCCCttagtggggtgggggcagttgaCTTCTAAGGGAAGTGGCTAAGTAAGCGGAGTTGTgtccccaccactaccaccaggCACTGGAGATGTACAAAGATGACTGGAACAAAGTTTCAGAGCACGTGGGAAGCCGCACACAGGACGAGTGCATCTTGCATTTTCTTCGTCTTCCTATTGAAGACCCATACCTGGAGGACTCAGAGGCCTCCCTGGGCCCCCTGGCCTACCAGCCCATCCCCTTCAGTCAGTCGGGCAATCCTGTCATGAGCACTGTTGCGTTTCTAGCCTCCGTCGTTGATCCCCGAGTCGCCTCTGCCGCTGCCAAGTCGGCCCTAGGTAACGTGAAGGGGTTCTGGCCCCCTTAGTTTGTGCTGGAAGGGCTGGTTGTTCAGACCTCGAAGCCCCCTTGTATTTGGCTGTCCTACTAGCCTTGTCTGTGCTGGTGTCAGCCCAGGCACCTGTCTAGGCTCCAAGCTGGAAATAGGTGAAGAGATGGGCTTGTGAGGAGGCTTTCACAGGGATAGCCAGAACTGCCTGCCTGCCCTCGCTCCCAGCCTCATGCCCTCTGGGTCTTGCAGAGGAGTTCTCCAAGATGAAGGAAGAGGTACCCACAGCCCTTGTGGAGGCCCATGTTCGGAAAGTGGAAGAAGCTGCCAAGGTGACAGGCAAGGCCGACCCAGCCTTCGGTCTGGAAAGCAGTGGCATTGCAGGAACCACCTCTGATGAGCCTGAGCGGATTGGTAAGGCCCGGCATGCTCCCAGACACTGTTCCCCCTAAGCAAGGGCCAGAGGCACCCGGCCTCCCCGCCTCAAGTTGGCATTGGAGCACAGCACGAGTGGGGAGACTTGCTGGTGTTTTTATTTTCCCCTAGGATTTTCCCTTAGGGCCAGTGGCTCCCTGCTGGTTTACTCAGGGAGATTCTGACTGGTAAAAGGGGCTGCTGGCAAAGCATTGTAGAGACAGACTCCATTATCAGACATTCCCATTTCCTTTTCCCACGGGCCCAGAGGAGAGCGGGACTGACGAGGCACGGGCGGAGGGCCAGGCCACAGATGAGAAGAAGGAGCCCAAGGTACGGAGGGATTGGCCTCAGGCTGGGAGGGTGCAGGGGCCAGGCATGGAACCGTGATGGGCATGGGCAGCTGACCCAGTCCAGCCCAAGAACACGAGGACTGGGCTTCGAGGGGGTCTCTCACCCGGAGTCAGAGCTCCCCTCGAGACAAGTAAATTCAGTTCCCAGGCCCTTTGTGTGAAAACCAGTCACCTCAGCCCCTGATATTCTCTACGTTTCTTTCACTGGGCCTTAAGGAACCTCGAGAAGGAGGAGGGGCTGTGGAAGAAGAAGCAAAGGACAAAACCAGCGAGGCGCCCAAGAAGGatgaagagaaagggaaggaaggtgaCAGCGAGAAGGAATCAGAGAAGAGTGATGGGGACCCAGTAGGTGAGCTTCTCAGTGGTAGTTAGGAGGTACAGGAAAGAAGCGGAGCTGTAGAGCTAACTCAAGAGCCCTTTTCCTGGCCTAGTAGATCCCGAGAAGGAGAAGGAGCCAAAGGAAGGGCAGGAGGAAGTACTGAAGGAAGTGGTGGAGTCAGAGGGTGAAAGGAAGACGAAGGTGGAGCGGGACATTGGCGAGGGCAATCTCTCCACCGCAGCTGCCGCTGCCCTGGCTGCTGCCGCGGTCAAGGCCAAGGTGAGGTCCAGAGACCCCAACAACCCCAAGCGAAGAAGATGGCTcccttctccaggctcacttcACTGAAAGGAAGTCATTCCATGTGCATCCCTTAACTAGTGCTAGCctatttcctctttatttttatgCTGAGGGAGTCTTAGTTATGTCTTCTCTAAACTTCTTGAATCTTTTACTATTAGGCCTATTTCCAGCCACCTAATTAGTTGACTTTGTCTTATCCTTTGccactctctcccttttccccaagttcttttaaaaaatatcagtgCTGCACTACTGTCTCACATCAGGTTCTCCCTTAAAACCTaacagtggggagcagatgtggcccaagcaattgagtgcctgcttcccccatgggaagtcctgggttcagttcctggtgcctcctgaaaaaaacgaacaacaagcaaaacaaatgaaaaaaccagcccagggaagccgatgtggctcagtggttgagcaccagcttcccacatacaagatcctgggttcattccccggcCTCTGgacctcaaaaacaaaactaaaaaaccTGCCAACCTCTGCACTACCTTTTCCTCCCCTGGAATGTCGTTAACTGGGCCCTCCCGCTGACATGCCTTCCCACCCTTCCTTCCCTAGCACTTGGCTGCAGTTGAGGAGAGGAAGATCAAATCCCTCGTGGCCCTTCTGGTGGAGACCCAGATGAAAAAGTTGGAAATCAAACTCCGGCACTTCGAGGAGCTGGAGACGATCATGGACCGGGAGCGTGAAGCAGTGAGTAGCCTCCCTGGGGGGGAGCGGGAGCCCTGGCACCTGGTCCCGACTCGAGACCAAGCCCTACCTCACTCTAGGATGAGGGGCCGGGAAGGGGGATGAAGCTGCAGTGCAGAAAGCCTGAGACGGACAGGGTTTCCAAGCAGAGGGGGCAGCCCAGGCCAGGGCTGGGAGGCCAAGCCGAGGCAGGTGAGAGGGACAGAAAcacccacaggggaggtctggaGACTGGGCTCCCATGGGATGTCAGCACCACAGGGCAGGGATGTTCTGTTCTGTTGATTGCTGTATCTCCAGGTTTTTGAACAGTGCATGGCTCATAGTAGATGTTCAGTAAACATTTGGTGAGTCCTTGAATGGATCTGAGGGATAATGAGAGGACTGGGGCTTCAGATCCAGGAGGTAAACCACAAAGGGGAGGGGATGGCCAGGGTATTGAACCGTTTTGCCTTTAAAGGGACATATAAAGATGTAGAAGACAGCGACCCAGTCTCAGAGAACTTAATTAGAGACATGAAAAACAGTTAATCATGTTTAAGGTAT from Dasypus novemcinctus isolate mDasNov1 chromosome 12, mDasNov1.1.hap2, whole genome shotgun sequence includes these protein-coding regions:
- the SMARCC2 gene encoding SWI/SNF complex subunit SMARCC2 isoform X5 — protein: MAVRKKDGGPNVKYYEAADTVTQFDNVRLWLGKNYKKYIQAEPPTNKSLSSLVVQLLQFQEEVFGKHVSNAPLTKLPIKCFLDFKAGGSLCHILAAAYKFKSDQGWRRYDFQNPSRMDRNVEMFMTIEKSLVQNNCLSRPNIFLCPEIEPKLLGKLKDIVKRHQGTITEDKNNASHVVYPVPGNLEEEEWVRPVMKRDKQVLLHWGYYPDSYDTWIPASEIEASVEDAPTPEKPRKVHAKWILDTDTFNEWMNEEDYEVNDDKNPVSRRKKISAKTLTDEVNSPDSDRRDKKGGNYKKRKRSPSPSPTPESKKKNAKKGPSTPYTKSKRGHREEEQEDLTKDMDEPSPVPNVEEVTLPKTVNTKKDSESAPVKGGTMTDLDEQEDESMETTGKDEDENSTGNKGEQTKNPDLHEDNVTEQTHHIIIPSYAAWFDYNSVHAIERRALPEFFNGKNKSKTPEIYLAYRNFMIDTYRLNPQEYLTSTACRRNLAGDVCAIMRVHAFLEQWGLINYQVDAESRPTPMGPPPTSHFHVLADTPSGLVPLQPKTPQQTSASQQMLNFPDKGKEKPTDMQNFGLRTDMYTKKNVPSKSKAAASATREWTEQETLLLLEALEMYKDDWNKVSEHVGSRTQDECILHFLRLPIEDPYLEDSEASLGPLAYQPIPFSQSGNPVMSTVAFLASVVDPRVASAAAKSALEEFSKMKEEVPTALVEAHVRKVEEAAKVTGKADPAFGLESSGIAGTTSDEPERIEESGTDEARAEGQATDEKKEPKEPREGGGAVEEEAKDKTSEAPKKDEEKGKEGDSEKESEKSDGDPVVDPEKEKEPKEGQEEVLKEVVESEGERKTKVERDIGEGNLSTAAAAALAAAAVKAKHLAAVEERKIKSLVALLVETQMKKLEIKLRHFEELETIMDREREALEYQRQQLLADRQAFHMEQLKYAEMRARQQHFQQMHQQQQQPPPALPPGSQPIPPAGAAGPPAVHGLAVAPASVAPAPAGSGVPPGSLGPSEQIGQAGSAVGPQQQQPAGAPQPGAVPPGLPPPGPHGPSPFPNQQTPPSLMPGAVPGSGHPGVAGNAPLGLPFGMPPPPPPAAPSIIPFGSLADSISINLPPPPNLHGHHHHLPFAPGTLPPPNLPVSMANPLHPNLPATTTMPSSLPLGPGLGSAAAQSPAIVAAVQGNLLPSASPLPDPGTPLPPDPTAPSPGTVTPVPPPQ
- the SMARCC2 gene encoding SWI/SNF complex subunit SMARCC2 isoform X15, whose translation is MAVRKKDGGPNVKYYEAADTVTQFDNVRLWLGKNYKKYIQAEPPTNKSLSSLVVQLLQFQEEVFGKHVSNAPLTKLPIKCFLDFKAGGSLCHILAAAYKFKSDQGWRRYDFQNPSRMDRNVEMFMTIEKSLVQNNCLSRPNIFLCPEIEPKLLGKLKDIVKRHQGTITEDKNNASHVVYPVPGNLEEEEWVRPVMKRDKQVLLHWGYYPDSYDTWIPASEIEASVEDAPTPEKPRKVHAKWILDTDTFNEWMNEEDYEVNDDKNPVSRRKKISAKTLTDEVNSPDSDRRDKKGGNYKKRKRSPSPSPTPESKKKNAKKGPSTPYTKSKRGHREEEQEDLTKDMDEPSPVPNVEEVTLPKTVNTKKDSESAPVKGGTMTDLDEQEDESMETTGKDEDENSTGNKGEQTKNPDLHEDNVTEQTHHIIIPSYAAWFDYNSVHAIERRALPEFFNGKNKSKTPEIYLAYRNFMIDTYRLNPQEYLTSTACRRNLAGDVCAIMRVHAFLEQWGLINYQVDAESRPTPMGPPPTSHFHVLADTPSGLVPLQPKTPQGRQVDADTKAGRKGKELDDLVPETAKGKPELTSASQQMLNFPDKGKEKPTDMQNFGLRTDMYTKKNVPSKSKAAASATREWTEQETLLLLEALEMYKDDWNKVSEHVGSRTQDECILHFLRLPIEDPYLEDSEASLGPLAYQPIPFSQSGNPVMSTVAFLASVVDPRVASAAAKSALEEFSKMKEEVPTALVEAHVRKVEEAAKVTGKADPAFGLESSGIAGTTSDEPERIEESGTDEARAEGQATDEKKEPKEPREGGGAVEEEAKDKTSEAPKKDEEKGKEGDSEKESEKSDGDPVVDPEKEKEPKEGQEEVLKEVVESEGERKTKVERDIGEGNLSTAAAAALAAAAVKAKHLAAVEERKIKSLVALLVETQMKKLEIKLRHFEELETIMDREREALEYQRQQLLADRQAFHMEQLKYAEMRARQQHFQQMHQQQQQPPPALPPGSQPIPPAGAAGPPAVHGLAVAPASVAPAPAGSGVPPGSLGPSEQIGQAGSAVGPQQQQPAGAPQPGAVPPGLPPPGPHGPSPFPNQQTPPSLMPGAVPGSGHPGVADPGTPLPPDPTAPSPGTVTPVPPPQ
- the SMARCC2 gene encoding SWI/SNF complex subunit SMARCC2 isoform X1, producing the protein MAVRKKDGGPNVKYYEAADTVTQFDNVRLWLGKNYKKYIQAEPPTNKSLSSLVVQLLQFQEEVFGKHVSNAPLTKLPIKCFLDFKAGGSLCHILAAAYKFKSDQGWRRYDFQNPSRMDRNVEMFMTIEKSLVQNNCLSRPNIFLCPEIEPKLLGKLKDIVKRHQGTITEDKNNASHVVYPVPGNLEEEEWVRPVMKRDKQVLLHWGYYPDSYDTWIPASEIEASVEDAPTPEKPRKVHAKWILDTDTFNEWMNEEDYEVNDDKNPVSRRKKISAKTLTDEVNSPDSDRRDKKGGNYKKRKRSPSPSPTPESKKKNAKKGPSTPYTKSKRGHREEEQEDLTKDMDEPSPVPNVEEVTLPKTVNTKKDSESAPVKGGTMTDLDEQEDESMETTGKDEDENSTGNKGEQTKNPDLHEDNVTEQTHHIIIPSYAAWFDYNSVHAIERRALPEFFNGKNKSKTPEIYLAYRNFMIDTYRLNPQEYLTSTACRRNLAGDVCAIMRVHAFLEQWGLINYQVDAESRPTPMGPPPTSHFHVLADTPSGLVPLQPKTPQGRQVDADTKAGRKGKELDDLVPETAKGKPELQTSASQQMLNFPDKGKEKPTDMQNFGLRTDMYTKKNVPSKSKAAASATREWTEQETLLLLEALEMYKDDWNKVSEHVGSRTQDECILHFLRLPIEDPYLEDSEASLGPLAYQPIPFSQSGNPVMSTVAFLASVVDPRVASAAAKSALEEFSKMKEEVPTALVEAHVRKVEEAAKVTGKADPAFGLESSGIAGTTSDEPERIEESGTDEARAEGQATDEKKEPKEPREGGGAVEEEAKDKTSEAPKKDEEKGKEGDSEKESEKSDGDPVVDPEKEKEPKEGQEEVLKEVVESEGERKTKVERDIGEGNLSTAAAAALAAAAVKAKHLAAVEERKIKSLVALLVETQMKKLEIKLRHFEELETIMDREREALEYQRQQLLADRQAFHMEQLKYAEMRARQQHFQQMHQQQQQPPPALPPGSQPIPPAGAAGPPAVHGLAVAPASVAPAPAGSGVPPGSLGPSEQIGQAGSAVGPQQQQPAGAPQPGAVPPGLPPPGPHGPSPFPNQQTPPSLMPGAVPGSGHPGVAGNAPLGLPFGMPPPPPPAAPSIIPFGSLADSISINLPPPPNLHGHHHHLPFAPGTLPPPNLPVSMANPLHPNLPATTTMPSSLPLGPGLGSAAAQSPAIVAAVQGNLLPSASPLPDPGTPLPPDPTAPSPGTVTPVPPPQ